One Candidatus Hydrogenedens sp. genomic window carries:
- a CDS encoding DUF362 domain-containing protein encodes MKKKTRRQFLIETGCCAGALAFQPFMGNAQTTNSPLDMVVCKWKGDPVPEEPTREIAEKLLKKAAEAIGGMERFVKKGDVVWIKPNIAWDRTPEQSANTNPDLLRALIELCFNAGAKTVKVGDNTVNDATKSYVTSGISAVVKETGAELVYVDRSRFKEMEIGGERVKKIPLYPEIIESDIVISVPVTKHHASTTVTLAMKNYMGVIENRRMFHQDLPTCIKDITAYMKPKVSILDAIRVLTANGPQGGDLKDVKRVNTVAISTDIVALDAFGCEILNHDPNQIGTVKKAFEAGLGQIDYKNKLKYQEIVV; translated from the coding sequence ATGAAAAAAAAGACACGTAGACAATTTTTGATTGAAACAGGTTGTTGTGCAGGAGCATTAGCCTTTCAGCCTTTTATGGGCAATGCACAGACTACAAATTCTCCGTTAGACATGGTCGTTTGTAAATGGAAAGGAGACCCTGTCCCTGAAGAACCTACCCGAGAAATTGCAGAAAAACTTTTGAAAAAAGCCGCTGAGGCTATTGGCGGAATGGAACGCTTCGTTAAGAAAGGAGATGTCGTCTGGATTAAGCCCAATATAGCATGGGATAGAACTCCTGAACAATCTGCAAATACAAATCCAGATTTGTTAAGGGCTTTGATAGAACTGTGCTTTAATGCAGGAGCAAAAACAGTTAAAGTAGGTGATAATACCGTAAACGATGCGACTAAATCTTATGTAACCAGTGGTATCTCTGCCGTTGTAAAAGAAACAGGAGCAGAACTTGTATATGTAGACCGTAGTCGCTTTAAAGAAATGGAAATAGGAGGAGAACGAGTAAAAAAGATACCTCTATATCCCGAAATAATCGAATCAGATATTGTAATTAGCGTTCCTGTTACCAAACATCATGCTTCTACTACAGTAACCCTTGCAATGAAAAATTATATGGGTGTAATTGAAAATCGTAGAATGTTTCATCAGGATTTGCCTACCTGCATTAAAGACATAACCGCATATATGAAACCCAAGGTTTCTATTCTTGATGCTATCCGTGTCCTTACTGCAAATGGTCCTCAAGGTGGAGACCTAAAAGATGTAAAAAGAGTAAATACTGTTGCCATATCTACAGACATTGTAGCGTTAGATGCTTTCGGATGTGAAATATTAAATCACGACCCGAATCAAATAGGAACTGTTAAAAAGGCTTTTGAAGCAGGTTTGGGTCAAATTGATTATAAAAACAAACTAAAGTATCAGGAAATCGTAGTATAA
- a CDS encoding prolyl oligopeptidase family serine peptidase: METNLRELSPIYFPMEKIENPPSVLLFHGTKDMIVPFLQSENFYKKIKTLQWDCELIIKKNAPHIWKEMSIDFEYLGKWFLRRLNA; encoded by the coding sequence CTGGAAACAAATTTAAGAGAACTTTCTCCTATATATTTTCCAATGGAAAAAATTGAGAATCCACCTTCGGTATTGTTATTTCATGGGACAAAAGATATGATTGTTCCTTTCTTGCAATCGGAGAATTTTTATAAAAAAATCAAAACATTACAATGGGACTGTGAATTAATAATCAAAAAAAATGCACCTCATATCTGGAAAGAAATGTCTATTGATTTTGAATATTTAGGAAAATGGTTCTTAAGAAGATTGAATGCATAG
- a CDS encoding NrpR regulatory domain-containing protein, whose translation MKSFRDIKIKRQLQAILHVLANSEESIGSERISEILRLSGIELTDRAIRDYLILTDSMGWTENLGRKGRRITNRGREELETELVVDKVGFVSSKVEDLAFRMDFDLSKKQGKIILNISYLKKEYLSKYINKIYQVYEKNLGMGKLLTIADEEQTLGSFRVPKNHVAIGTICSVSLNGIFLRHGIPMTSRFGSLVELEQGEPKRFTQIISYDGTTIDPLEIFIRGRMTNVGSATKTGNGVIGVSFREIPSVSLNKAKELAKEVEKCLLGGILAFGTPNQPLLDMSVPYGRTGILVLAGLNPIAVLAENGVEVVSKAMNCLFDYNSLIKYTEIEKLVKKII comes from the coding sequence ATGAAAAGTTTTCGTGACATAAAAATAAAAAGGCAACTTCAGGCGATTCTTCATGTTTTAGCAAATAGTGAAGAATCTATTGGTAGCGAACGAATCTCTGAAATATTACGATTATCAGGGATTGAATTAACAGACCGTGCTATCCGCGATTATTTGATACTAACTGATAGCATGGGTTGGACGGAGAATTTAGGAAGAAAAGGGAGAAGAATTACCAATCGGGGTAGAGAAGAATTAGAAACGGAACTCGTGGTAGATAAAGTAGGTTTTGTTTCTTCCAAAGTGGAAGATTTGGCGTTTCGTATGGATTTTGACTTAAGTAAAAAACAGGGGAAAATAATATTAAACATTAGTTATCTAAAAAAAGAATATCTATCCAAATATATTAATAAAATCTATCAAGTTTATGAAAAAAATCTGGGCATGGGAAAATTATTAACCATCGCTGATGAAGAACAAACATTGGGTTCTTTTCGTGTTCCTAAAAACCATGTAGCTATTGGAACTATTTGTAGTGTTAGTCTGAATGGAATATTTCTTCGGCATGGAATTCCCATGACTTCTCGTTTTGGCTCACTTGTTGAATTAGAACAGGGAGAACCTAAACGATTTACTCAAATCATAAGTTATGATGGAACTACAATAGACCCGCTTGAAATCTTTATACGAGGGCGAATGACAAATGTAGGCTCTGCAACAAAAACAGGAAATGGGGTTATTGGTGTTAGTTTCCGTGAAATACCCTCTGTTTCTCTTAACAAAGCAAAGGAATTGGCAAAAGAAGTTGAGAAATGTTTATTAGGAGGGATTCTTGCATTTGGAACGCCGAATCAACCCCTTCTGGATATGTCCGTTCCCTATGGTAGAACAGGTATTCTTGTTCTGGCAGGATTAAATCCAATTGCTGTTTTAGCAGAAAATGGAGTAGAGGTAGTTTCTAAAGCAATGAATTGCTTGTTTGATTATAATTCACTTATCAAATATACAGAAATTGAAAAATTAGTAAAGAAAATTATTTGA
- the gdhA gene encoding NADP-specific glutamate dehydrogenase gives MSYIDDVMELVLKRNPAEPEFHQAVKEVLDSIKPAVDRHPEFKENRILERLVEPERVIMFRVPWIDDKGKVQVNRGFRIQFNSAIGPYKGGLRFHPTVYLGILKFLAFEQIFKNALTTLPMGGGKGGSDFDPKGKSDNEVMRFCQSFMNELFRHIGPDTDVPAGDIGVGGREIGYLFGQYKKLRNEFTGVLTGKVLNWGGSLIRPEATSYGCVYFAQNMLKTRGDSIEGKTCLVSGSGNVAQYTVEKLNQLGAKAITLSDSDGTIYDPAGIDAEKLAFVLELKNVRRGRIKEYADKFKGVQYFPGKKPWKVAKCDCAFPSATQNEIDADDAQALVKNGCFLVAEGANMPSTPAAVDIFHENGVLFAPGKAANAGGVAVSGLEMAQNAQHTNWTREEVDRRLQEIMNAIHQQAYETADEYGYPGNYVIGANIAGFMKVATSMLDQGVV, from the coding sequence ATGTCATACATTGATGATGTAATGGAACTTGTATTAAAAAGAAACCCTGCTGAACCTGAATTTCATCAAGCGGTGAAAGAAGTATTAGATTCTATTAAACCAGCAGTAGATAGACATCCGGAATTTAAAGAAAATAGGATTTTAGAAAGGCTGGTTGAACCTGAACGAGTTATTATGTTTCGGGTTCCATGGATTGATGATAAAGGGAAGGTTCAGGTAAATCGTGGATTCCGTATTCAATTTAACAGTGCCATCGGTCCCTATAAAGGAGGATTAAGATTCCACCCGACAGTTTATCTGGGCATACTGAAATTCTTGGCTTTTGAACAAATCTTTAAGAACGCTTTAACAACGCTACCCATGGGTGGAGGAAAAGGCGGCTCGGACTTTGACCCCAAAGGGAAGTCGGATAATGAAGTAATGCGTTTTTGCCAATCCTTTATGAACGAATTATTCCGTCACATTGGACCGGATACAGACGTTCCCGCAGGAGATATAGGTGTTGGTGGTAGGGAAATAGGATATTTATTTGGACAATATAAGAAACTTAGAAATGAATTTACAGGTGTATTAACAGGAAAAGTCCTCAATTGGGGTGGCTCATTAATTCGTCCAGAAGCCACAAGTTATGGTTGTGTATACTTTGCTCAAAATATGCTTAAAACACGCGGAGATAGTATAGAAGGTAAAACATGTTTAGTATCGGGTTCCGGGAATGTTGCTCAATATACAGTTGAAAAATTAAATCAATTAGGAGCAAAAGCCATTACTCTCTCTGATTCAGATGGAACTATTTATGACCCTGCTGGAATTGATGCGGAAAAATTGGCATTCGTTCTGGAACTCAAAAATGTTCGTCGTGGAAGAATAAAGGAATATGCAGATAAGTTCAAAGGTGTTCAATATTTCCCAGGTAAAAAGCCGTGGAAAGTTGCTAAATGCGATTGTGCTTTCCCGAGTGCAACCCAAAATGAAATAGATGCCGATGACGCTCAAGCATTAGTTAAAAATGGATGTTTCCTTGTTGCTGAAGGTGCCAATATGCCATCCACTCCCGCCGCGGTTGATATTTTCCATGAAAATGGCGTTCTGTTTGCCCCTGGTAAAGCGGCAAATGCAGGTGGAGTGGCTGTTTCTGGTTTGGAAATGGCACAGAATGCACAGCATACAAATTGGACTCGTGAAGAAGTAGATAGGCGTTTGCAGGAAATTATGAATGCAATACATCAACAGGCTTATGAAACTGCCGATGAATATGGCTATCCCGGTAATTATGTAATAGGTGCGAACATCGCAGGTTTTATGAAAGTAGCTACTTCCATGTTAGACCAGGGCGTTGTTTAA
- a CDS encoding bifunctional nuclease family protein, producing the protein MIEVKLLAVTKTPNDSGGALVLLESDGRILPILVGIPEAVSIQMAQMGEKPVRPLTHDLICNLLAGLKARLQSVTIYKLENDTFFAHMNIEQKNAEGQIEQILKIDARPSDSIAIALRIGCPIFVAEEVMDTASREIEFQVEDSDEHEGEHGEDLDNDEEDEDKPF; encoded by the coding sequence ATGATAGAAGTTAAATTACTCGCGGTAACGAAAACGCCCAATGACTCCGGTGGGGCTTTGGTTTTATTAGAATCCGATGGTAGAATTTTACCTATTCTGGTAGGAATTCCTGAAGCCGTTTCTATTCAAATGGCACAAATGGGAGAGAAACCTGTCCGTCCTTTAACTCATGATTTGATTTGCAATTTACTTGCGGGTCTGAAAGCACGATTACAATCGGTAACTATATACAAGTTAGAAAATGACACCTTTTTTGCTCACATGAATATTGAACAGAAGAATGCGGAAGGACAAATAGAACAAATATTAAAAATTGATGCTCGCCCGAGTGATAGCATTGCTATTGCTTTACGGATTGGATGTCCTATCTTTGTAGCAGAAGAGGTTATGGATACGGCAAGTCGTGAAATTGAATTCCAGGTTGAAGACAGTGATGAACATGAAGGGGAACATGGAGAAGATTTAGATAACGATGAGGAAGACGAGGACAAACCTTTTTAG